In Vitis vinifera cultivar Pinot Noir 40024 chromosome 17, ASM3070453v1, one genomic interval encodes:
- the LOC100241512 gene encoding plant UBX domain-containing protein 10 has protein sequence MSSAIRESGRALAEATCHGIVRRMVSLPRSIIGGVSRVMGHGIDLMGIGGRRNQHLLQPNFQLPHPQQPEMVPEEWAFLTSFEQQYGSSHPFFYVCRFTDALKMAEDDHKFLFMYLHSPQHPFTYSFCSETLCSELVTQFLDANFVSWGALADRGEGLHMAATLRPGSFPFCAVVAPASGDSLAVLQQIEGPIYPAELVEILQRTMEEQGLAFGSSSRAVEEEKRRADRRLREEQDAAYLAALQIDEEKSRPKDLRSEQVVQKKPVQAAKHNPSKKQTGKKVKEATTVTETPHNETANEEKDSRVTQILIRFPNGERREHSFSVMDKVQSVYRYIDSLGLSGVGNYRLISSFPRRVYSVEEMGMTLKDACLHPRASLFLELL, from the exons ATGTCATCTGCAATAAGGGAAAGTGGGCGGGCATTGGCAGAGGCCACCTGCCATGGGATTGTTAGAAGGATGGTGAGCCTTCCAAGAAGCATCATAGGGGGGGTTTCCAGAGTGATGGGTCATGGAATAGACCTCATGGGAATCGGTGGAAGGCGTAATCAGCATCTGCTGCAGCCTAATTTCCAGTTGCCCCATCCGCAGCAGCctgaaatggttcctgaagagTGGGCTTTTCTGACTAGTTTTGAGCAGCAGTATGGCTCCAGCCATCCCTTTTTCTATGTATGCCGCTTCACGGATGCTCTCAAGATGGCAGAAGACGATCACAAGTTCTTGTTCATGTATCTCCACTCGCCCCAACACCCATTCACATACTCTTTCTGCAGTGAGACCCTGTGTTCAGAGCTGGTTACACAGTTCCTTGATGCCAACTTTGTTTCCTGGGGAGCACTCGCAGATAGAGGAGAGGGTTTGCACATGGCTGCCACACTGAGGCCTGGCAGCTTCCCATTCTGCGCTGTGGTAGCTCCTGCTTCGGGTGATAGCCTAGCAGTCCTGCAACAG ATTGAAGGGCCAATTTACCCAGCTGAATTGGTGGAGATTCTACAAAGAACAATGGAGGAGCAAGGGCTGGCTTTTGGCAGCAGCTCCAGGGCTGTGGAGGAAGAAAAGCGGAGAGCAGATCGTCGGCTGAGGGAAGAACAAGATGCAGCATATCTTGCTGCTCTTCAGATAGACGAG GAAAAAAGTAGACCCAAAGATTTACGCTCAGAACAAGTAGTCCAGAAAAAACCAGTACAAGCAGCAAAGCACAATCCCTCAAAGAAACAGACCGGTAAAAAGGTGAAAGAGGCCACCACCGTCACAGAAACTCCACACAATGAAACTGCAAATGAAGAAAAGGATTCAAGGGTTACCCAG ATACTGATTCGGTTTCCAAATGGGGAAAGAAGGGAGCATAGCTTCTCAGTCATGGATAAAGTCCAGTCGGTTTACAGGTACATTGATTCTCTGGGCTTATCCGGAGTGGGAAACTATAGACTGATATCAAGCTTCCCAAGAAGGGTCTACAGTGTAGAAGAGATGGGAATGACTCTCAAAGATGCTTGCCTTCATCCTAGAGCAAGCCTCTTCCTTGAGCTTCTGTAA